Proteins found in one Aspergillus chevalieri M1 DNA, chromosome 2, nearly complete sequence genomic segment:
- a CDS encoding uncharacterized protein (COG:S;~EggNog:ENOG410PV1W;~InterPro:IPR000719,IPR011009;~go_function: GO:0004672 - protein kinase activity [Evidence IEA];~go_function: GO:0005524 - ATP binding [Evidence IEA];~go_process: GO:0006468 - protein phosphorylation [Evidence IEA]), whose amino-acid sequence MRHAESTESSDSDSNHAASGRKRGFSQVTSSPPTQRSARQVGNRHDRSNQYQEHTTRFCTQQCLLGLQQGGELDDYCPNVKLHQKGGDGRQHLINTEVLVKLLKTQLDGNIDYNCTPFGDCGGYGAPFKITCTAYGYTVVGKGTTSRLWKEVSHEAEIYKVLRRAQGSAVPVFLGAISLAKIYFLHGAGEIRHMLLMAWGGESTTKHKQRPVLRREISRSMEEIRSLGVIHRDLRPDNILWNNELKRALIIDFHRSELDRQLVGSQMKSLKRPLCRTEERETKRLCVV is encoded by the coding sequence ATGCGGCATGCAGAGTCAACGGAGTCCTCAGACTCCGATTCAAACCATGCGGCCTCAGGACGGAAGCGAGGCTTCAGCCAGGTcacttcctctccacctACTCAACGGTCCGCACGCCAAGTGGGCAATCGACATGACCGAAGCAACCAATATCAAGAACATACAACACGGTTTTGCACGCAGCAGTGTCTACTTGGTCTGCAGCAAGGTGGTGAATTGGATGACTACTGCCCAAATGTGAAGTTGCACCAAAAAGGTGGAGATGGCCGCCAACATCTTATCAACACTGAGGTCTTGGTGAAACTGCTTAAAACACAGCTAGACGGAAATATTGACTACAACTGCACGCCATTCGGAGATTGTGGAGGATACGGGGCGCCATTCAAGATCACGTGTACTGCATATGGGTATACTGTTGTTGGGAAGGGAACAACCTCTCGACTGTGGAAGGAGGTCTCGCATGAAGCAGAGATATACAAAGTCCTTCGGAGAGCACAGGGTTCCGCAGTACCTGTCTTCCTTGGAGCAATCAGTTTGGCCAAGATTTATTTCCTTCACGGAGCTGGCGAGATTCGCCACATGCTGCTCATGGCTTGGGGAGGTGAAAGTACAACAAAGCATAAGCAGCGGCCTGTACTGCGTCGTGAGATCTCCAGGTCAATGGAGGAAATCCGTTCCTTAGGAGTCATCCATCGGGACCTTAGGCCAGACAATATTCTGTGGAATAATGAGTTAAAACGGGCTCTTATCATTGACTTCCATCGCAGTGAGTTGGATCGTCAACTTGTGGGGAGTCAGATGAAGTCTCTAAAGAGACCCTTGTGCAGAACAGAAGAACGAGAAACAAAACGACTCTGTGTGGTTTAA
- a CDS encoding MBL fold metallo-hydrolase (COG:S;~EggNog:ENOG410Q1G4;~InterPro:IPR036866) — MNCYPGSSSHVQSTLLHPRIPLFETTHIKSLLFFTSQFKTPASTMVLTKSSVTITHISTATAIISIDGINFLTDPVFCPAGSEYIYDGWSKAPNLHEWGFTGKPPTATLRSINGPAVQIHELPPIDAVLLSHEDHVDNLDPLGRQLLDGRRVFTTPDGEKNLQPRPGVVGLRPWQTVSANIGGKQFCITRTPCENRNTMSKLVIPDIGYFSSRV, encoded by the exons ATGAATTGTTACCCAG GATCTTCTTCCCATGTTCAATCGACCCTACTTCATCCAAGAATCCCTCTCTTCGAAACCACACATATCAAATCCCTTCTATTTTTCACCTCCCAATTCAAAACCCCAGCATCCACCATGGTTTTGACCAAGAGCAGCGTGACCATCACGCACATCTCCACGGCAACCGCCATCATTTCCATCGACGGCATCAACTTCCTCACCGACCCGGTCTTCTGCCCAGCAGGCTCGGAATACATATACGACGGCTGGTCCAAAGCCCCCAACCTGCACGAATGGGGCTTCACCGGTAAACCTCCGACCGCAACCCTACGCAGCATCAATGGCCCAGCTGTCCAAATCCACGAACTGCCCCCCATCGACGCCGTCCTCCTCAGCCATGAAGACCACGTCGACAATCTCGATCCCCTGGGCCGCCAACTGCTCGATGGCAGACGCGTCTTCACCACCCCGGACGGCGAGAAGAACCTCCAGCCACGCCCTGGCGTCGTCGGCCTTCGTCCATGGCAGACTGTGTCGGCGAACATCGGGGGCAAGCAGTTCTGCATCACGCGCACGCCGTGCGAAAATCGGAACACCATGTCGAAGCTTGTGATCCCAGATATTGGTTATTTCAGCAGTCGAGTTTGA
- a CDS encoding uncharacterized protein (COG:S;~EggNog:ENOG410PV1W) has protein sequence MEFWKTVVKPDTTPTDEEGKLRYNAERLVGSAIVQEYHVMIQEGLEYSYMTNGLALVLLCVPYDNPSTLLYYLCEPNLDVNMEDDQSFQQPKTTIARVLCLCLMSFRSHPRDQEWRNAA, from the coding sequence ATGGAGTTCTGGAAAACAGTGGTTAAACCAGATACTACCCCCACAGATGAGGAGGGAAAATTGAGATACAATGCAGAGCGACTAGTAGGTTCGGCAATTGTCCAGGAATACCATGTAATGATCCAAGAAGGGCTTGAATATTCTTATATGACAAATGGTTTGGCACTGGTCCTTCTTTGTGTCCCATATGACAATCCGAGCACTCTTCTTTATTATCTGTGTGAGCCCAATTTGGACGTGAACATGGAGGATGACCAGAGTTTCCAGCAGCCAAAAACCACCATTGCCAGGGTGTTATGCCTTTGCTTGATGAGTTTTCGTTCGCATCCTCGTGACCAGGAATGGCGGAATGCAGCATGA